Proteins co-encoded in one Dyella japonica A8 genomic window:
- a CDS encoding GIY-YIG nuclease family protein encodes MRIRQPCVYILASGRNGTLYTGVTSNLPARIWQHRNDVVEGFSHRYQVHMLVWYEVHELMESAISREKAIKKWNRAWKLGLIEKTNPCWCDLYPDLIP; translated from the coding sequence GTGCGTATTCGTCAGCCTTGCGTTTACATCCTTGCCAGTGGCCGCAACGGAACCTTGTACACGGGCGTCACCTCCAACCTGCCGGCGCGCATCTGGCAGCATCGCAACGACGTGGTGGAGGGTTTCAGCCATCGGTATCAGGTCCACATGCTGGTCTGGTACGAAGTGCATGAATTGATGGAGTCGGCCATTTCACGGGAAAAGGCCATCAAAAAATGGAATCGCGCCTGGAAACTCGGGTTGATTGAAAAGACCAACCCCTGCTGGTGCGACCTTTACCCTGACCTCATCCCTTGA
- a CDS encoding ribonucleoside-diphosphate reductase subunit alpha, with protein MQPIDTTGRERNDERADSTVFPADTAVAEAPRADAPFALTPPHNPGQMRVTKRSGRQEVVDVNKIVRAVTRSAEGLHAVDPMRVALKTIGGLYDGATTQELDQLSIRTAAALTAEEPEYGQLAARLLGAFVDKEVSGQEIQSFSQSIARGAELGILNERLRDFVATNSRKLNDAIDPLATRRFEYFGLRTVYDRYLLRHPQLRKVIETPQHFFMRIACALGGNEIGETLELYRLLSSLEYIASSPTLFNAGTAHEQLSSCFLLDSPSDSLESIYEKYGDVAKLSKFAGGIGLAYSRVRSRGSLIKGTNGHSNGLVPWLKTLDASVAAVNQGGKRKGAACVYLEPWHGDIEEFLELRDNTGDEARRTHNLNLANWIPDEFMRRVETDGEWSLFDPKIVPHFVDSWGETFEKAYREAEAAGLATKKVKARELYARMLRTLAQTGNGWMTFKDRSNATSNQTAKAENVIHLSNLCTEILEVTNADETAVCNLGSVNLSRHVVDGRFDFDKLAATVRTAVRQLDRVIDLNFYPIDTAKVANNKWRPVGLGVMGLQDVFFKLRLPFDSAEALELSTRIAEEIYYNALSQSNELAMEQGAHPGFAESRAANGELQFDYWTNAKPNDQARWDALRESIKAKGLRNSLLIAIAPTATIASIAGCYECIEPQVSNLFKRETLSGDFLVVNRYLVEELKTLGLWTADVRDAIKLAEGSIQGINAIPERLRTIYRTVWELPQKALIDLGAARGAYIDQSQSLNLFMENPNIGQLSSMYMYAWKSGIKTTYYLRSRPATKIAKTTVSAAPAAKPAPVADQEQATAAVFCSLENPEYCEACQ; from the coding sequence ATGCAGCCTATCGATACCACCGGTCGCGAACGTAACGACGAGCGCGCCGACAGCACCGTTTTCCCCGCCGACACCGCCGTGGCTGAAGCGCCGCGCGCGGATGCCCCGTTCGCCCTGACCCCGCCCCACAACCCGGGCCAGATGCGCGTGACCAAGCGCAGCGGCCGCCAGGAAGTGGTGGACGTGAACAAGATCGTGCGCGCCGTGACCCGCAGTGCGGAAGGCCTGCACGCGGTCGACCCCATGCGCGTGGCGCTCAAGACCATTGGCGGCCTGTACGACGGCGCCACCACGCAGGAGCTGGACCAGCTCTCCATCCGTACCGCCGCCGCGCTTACCGCGGAAGAGCCCGAGTACGGCCAGCTGGCTGCCCGCCTGCTGGGCGCGTTCGTCGACAAGGAAGTGAGCGGCCAGGAAATCCAGAGCTTCTCGCAGTCCATCGCGCGCGGCGCGGAGCTGGGCATTCTCAACGAGCGCCTGCGCGACTTCGTCGCCACCAACTCGCGCAAGCTCAACGACGCCATCGACCCGCTCGCCACGCGCCGTTTCGAATACTTCGGCCTGCGCACGGTGTACGACCGCTACCTGCTGCGCCACCCGCAGCTGCGCAAGGTGATCGAAACGCCGCAGCACTTCTTCATGCGCATTGCCTGCGCGCTGGGCGGCAACGAGATCGGCGAAACGCTGGAGCTGTATCGCCTGCTCTCCTCGCTGGAATACATCGCCAGCTCGCCGACGCTGTTCAACGCGGGCACCGCGCACGAGCAGCTCAGCTCGTGCTTCCTGCTCGACTCGCCGTCCGACTCGCTGGAGTCGATCTACGAGAAGTACGGCGACGTGGCCAAGCTCAGCAAGTTCGCCGGCGGCATTGGCCTGGCATACTCGCGCGTGCGTTCGCGCGGCTCGCTCATCAAGGGCACCAACGGCCACTCCAACGGCCTGGTGCCGTGGCTGAAGACGCTGGACGCCTCCGTCGCCGCGGTGAACCAGGGCGGCAAGCGCAAGGGCGCGGCCTGTGTGTACCTGGAGCCGTGGCACGGCGACATCGAGGAGTTCCTCGAGCTGCGCGACAACACCGGCGACGAAGCGCGCCGCACGCATAACCTCAACCTGGCCAACTGGATCCCCGACGAATTCATGCGTCGCGTGGAAACCGATGGCGAGTGGTCGCTGTTCGATCCCAAGATCGTGCCGCACTTCGTCGACAGCTGGGGCGAGACCTTCGAGAAGGCCTACCGCGAAGCCGAAGCCGCCGGCCTGGCCACCAAGAAGGTGAAGGCGCGCGAGCTGTACGCCCGCATGCTGCGCACGCTGGCGCAGACCGGCAACGGCTGGATGACCTTCAAGGACCGCAGCAACGCCACCAGCAACCAGACGGCGAAGGCGGAAAACGTCATCCACCTGTCGAACCTGTGCACCGAGATCCTGGAAGTCACCAATGCCGACGAAACGGCGGTGTGCAACCTGGGTTCGGTGAACCTGTCGCGCCACGTGGTCGACGGCCGCTTCGATTTCGACAAGCTCGCCGCCACCGTGCGCACCGCCGTGCGCCAGCTGGACCGTGTCATCGATCTGAACTTCTACCCGATCGACACCGCCAAGGTCGCCAACAACAAGTGGCGTCCGGTGGGCCTGGGCGTAATGGGCCTGCAGGACGTGTTCTTCAAGCTGCGCCTGCCCTTCGATTCGGCTGAAGCGCTGGAACTGTCCACGCGCATTGCCGAAGAGATCTATTACAACGCGCTGTCGCAGTCGAACGAACTGGCGATGGAACAGGGCGCGCACCCGGGCTTCGCGGAAAGCCGCGCCGCCAACGGTGAGCTGCAGTTCGACTACTGGACCAACGCCAAGCCGAACGACCAGGCACGCTGGGACGCGCTCCGCGAGTCGATCAAGGCCAAGGGCCTGCGCAACTCGCTGCTGATCGCTATTGCACCGACCGCCACCATCGCCTCCATCGCCGGTTGCTACGAGTGCATCGAGCCGCAGGTGAGCAACCTGTTCAAGCGCGAGACGCTGTCGGGCGACTTCCTGGTGGTGAACCGCTACCTGGTGGAAGAGCTGAAGACGCTGGGCCTGTGGACCGCCGACGTCCGCGACGCGATCAAGCTGGCGGAAGGCTCCATCCAGGGCATCAACGCGATTCCGGAACGCCTGCGCACGATCTACCGCACGGTGTGGGAGCTGCCGCAGAAGGCGTTGATCGATCTCGGCGCTGCCCGCGGCGCGTACATCGACCAGAGCCAGTCGCTGAACCTGTTCATGGAAAACCCGAACATCGGCCAGCTCAGCTCCATGTACATGTACGCGTGGAAGTCCGGCATCAAGACCACGTACTACCTGCGTTCGCGTCCGGCCACCAAGATCGCCAAGACCACCGTCTCGGCGGCACCGGCGGCCAAGCCGGCGCCGGTGGCGGATCAGGAACAGGCGACGGCGGCGGTGTTCTGCTCGCTGGAGAATCCGGAGTATTGCGAGGCTTGTCAGTAA
- a CDS encoding M56 family metallopeptidase translates to MAAFASIAQDVVVRLAWTSLQATLLIGAVWLLNRQLPRLSAATRSLLWWLLGVQLLLGLLLPTPVALPLLSPARTAIATATTTVADGPSTGLTMSTTAPAEHRIAGMGQTGRSSLDAFAMSAEARAKPAGENPHVAWSRVLPVAFALWLAGVLVQLAMTMRQWREARAVVRASRSLDDPRLQALCAAQARDMGLRRCPSLRVSDAIRSPQVSGLWRPVVLLPAAQGLSAEESALALAHELTHLRRGDLWMGWVPGIAQRLFFFHPMVLWAMREYALNREAACDAQVVQRHDAAPQDYGRLLLRLGVAHPLHAGLAGASPTFHNLKRRLMLLQLSGQDTTSRLRSGLIIALVAAIGVLPYRVTEAKAEATPAPATSSGVAASPSPSSALTPTPATPATPTEPATPSTPATPASHALARPSMAPPPPPSPPRMPKVPPPPPAPPVEATGFAAHHVDIDTRSGATYGFAVLDHDSVIVNGSDVDLSTARRMQGNGAPLVLFRRGSDTYLIRDEAYVARAKAAYAPVTELSKEQGQLGGKQGRIGGEEAGIGARMGALGERLSRIAQRESELAVRLAQQPSADRGDGERAGFAAERAEIEREQAGLEHEQRDLEGQQQALSKEQQALSEKLQQASAKANDKMNQLLDEALAKGAAKAVENR, encoded by the coding sequence ATGGCCGCCTTCGCTTCTATCGCTCAAGATGTGGTGGTGCGGCTCGCCTGGACGTCGCTGCAGGCCACCTTGCTGATTGGTGCAGTGTGGCTGCTCAACCGCCAGCTGCCGCGCCTTTCCGCGGCGACGCGCTCGCTGCTGTGGTGGTTGCTGGGCGTGCAGTTGCTGCTTGGCCTGCTGCTGCCCACGCCGGTGGCGCTGCCGTTGCTTTCACCCGCGCGCACCGCGATCGCCACTGCCACCACGACAGTGGCGGACGGCCCGTCGACCGGGCTCACGATGTCGACCACGGCACCTGCCGAGCATCGCATCGCTGGCATGGGGCAAACCGGTCGGTCGTCGCTGGATGCCTTCGCCATGTCTGCCGAAGCCAGAGCGAAGCCGGCCGGTGAAAACCCGCACGTTGCCTGGTCGCGTGTGCTGCCCGTTGCATTTGCACTATGGCTGGCCGGCGTGCTCGTGCAGCTGGCCATGACGATGCGGCAGTGGCGCGAAGCGCGTGCCGTGGTTCGCGCATCGCGTTCGCTCGATGACCCTCGCCTGCAGGCGCTGTGCGCGGCGCAGGCGCGCGACATGGGGTTGCGCCGCTGCCCGTCGCTGCGCGTGTCCGATGCCATCCGCTCGCCCCAGGTCAGTGGCTTGTGGCGCCCCGTGGTATTGCTGCCGGCGGCGCAGGGGCTATCAGCGGAGGAGTCCGCGCTGGCGCTGGCGCACGAACTTACCCACCTGCGCCGCGGCGACCTGTGGATGGGCTGGGTGCCCGGTATCGCGCAACGCCTGTTCTTCTTCCATCCCATGGTGTTGTGGGCGATGCGCGAATACGCCCTCAACCGCGAGGCCGCGTGCGATGCGCAGGTGGTGCAACGGCATGACGCGGCACCACAGGATTATGGTCGCCTGCTGCTGCGTCTTGGCGTGGCGCATCCGCTGCACGCTGGCCTTGCCGGCGCCTCGCCGACCTTCCACAACCTGAAAAGGCGCCTGATGCTGTTGCAGCTGAGCGGTCAGGACACCACGTCGCGCCTGCGCAGCGGCCTGATCATCGCGCTGGTTGCCGCCATCGGCGTGCTGCCGTATCGCGTGACGGAAGCGAAGGCGGAGGCCACGCCCGCACCGGCCACATCGTCCGGCGTGGCAGCCTCACCGTCTCCTTCATCCGCTCTGACACCGACACCAGCAACACCAGCGACACCGACGGAGCCTGCCACGCCGTCAACGCCCGCCACTCCGGCCAGCCATGCGTTGGCGCGACCCAGCATGGCGCCGCCGCCACCGCCTTCGCCGCCGCGCATGCCGAAGGTGCCACCTCCGCCGCCCGCGCCGCCGGTGGAAGCAACGGGTTTCGCCGCGCATCACGTGGATATCGATACACGCAGCGGTGCCACCTACGGGTTCGCCGTGCTCGACCACGACTCGGTGATCGTCAACGGTAGCGATGTGGACTTGTCCACGGCCCGGCGCATGCAAGGCAACGGCGCGCCGCTGGTGCTGTTCCGTCGCGGCTCGGACACCTACCTGATCCGCGACGAGGCGTATGTCGCGCGGGCCAAGGCCGCCTATGCGCCGGTGACCGAGCTTTCGAAGGAGCAGGGCCAGCTGGGTGGCAAACAAGGCCGGATCGGCGGCGAGGAAGCAGGTATCGGTGCGCGCATGGGTGCCTTGGGCGAACGTTTGTCCCGCATAGCACAGCGCGAGTCCGAACTTGCGGTTCGCCTCGCGCAGCAACCGTCGGCCGACCGTGGCGATGGGGAACGCGCCGGATTCGCCGCAGAGCGTGCCGAGATCGAGCGCGAGCAGGCCGGACTGGAGCACGAACAGCGCGACCTCGAGGGGCAACAGCAGGCGTTGAGCAAGGAGCAGCAGGCCTTGAGCGAGAAGCTCCAACAGGCCTCCGCGAAAGCCAATGACAAGATGAACCAGCTGTTGGACGAGGCACTGGCGAAGGGCGCAGCGAAGGCCGTGGAAAACCGCTGA
- a CDS encoding BlaI/MecI/CopY family transcriptional regulator: MGKPSIGDQELALLQYLAEHNNASVGEVAAGFGEPRGLARSTVLTMMERLRGKAYLKRKQVDGVYRYSPATGPGEVMRSAVGQFVEKTLSGSVSPFVAWMSERSDVSDRELAELEALVQQLQSRRKGS, encoded by the coding sequence ATGGGCAAGCCAAGCATCGGCGACCAGGAGCTGGCGCTCCTGCAGTACCTGGCCGAACACAACAACGCATCGGTCGGTGAAGTGGCCGCCGGTTTCGGCGAGCCCCGCGGCCTTGCACGCTCCACCGTGCTGACCATGATGGAGCGCCTGCGCGGCAAGGCATATCTCAAGCGCAAGCAGGTGGATGGCGTGTATCGCTACAGCCCCGCCACCGGCCCGGGCGAGGTCATGCGCAGCGCCGTGGGGCAGTTCGTGGAGAAGACGCTCAGCGGCTCCGTGTCGCCCTTCGTGGCATGGATGTCCGAACGCAGCGACGTGAGCGATCGCGAACTCGCCGAACTGGAGGCGCTCGTGCAGCAACTGCAGTCGCGCCGCAAGGGGAGCTGA
- a CDS encoding ABC transporter permease, with translation MIGYYAATAISSLRRSKALAILMILVIGLGIGASMTMITIFHVLSGDPLPGRSGQLYAPVIDPRPLARDRSEPGEPDGNFTWPDAMNLLRAHRADRQAVMAGGAVPVRPPQGGQLPFYEAGRYVTADFFAMFNAPFAAGGGWRSDEDDAHARVVVLNSELNRKLFGDASGVGHTVRLKNTDFRVVGVLDAWNPQPQFYAQINGRVYGKADQFFLPLQTAQDLGLDFNGRFSCWDGGGDARTSDHCVWLQFWVQLDTTAKAVAYRDFLGHYWHQQQAHGRMPRPASPQLFGLMDWLARQHAIPDDLRLQLSLSLGFLAVCMLNVVGLLLATFLRRGGEISVRRALGARRWEIFLQLGVESCVIGLAGGSLGLGIAFLGLWSVRQRPDGYAQLAQMDASMLFGTFALALVASVIAGLLPAWRACRIPPALQLKTQ, from the coding sequence ATGATCGGCTACTACGCAGCCACCGCCATCAGCAGCCTGCGCCGCAGCAAAGCGCTGGCGATCCTGATGATCCTGGTGATCGGGCTCGGCATCGGCGCGAGCATGACCATGATCACCATCTTCCATGTGCTTTCCGGTGATCCGCTGCCGGGACGCAGCGGACAGCTCTATGCGCCGGTTATCGACCCGCGTCCGCTGGCCCGCGACCGCAGCGAACCGGGCGAGCCGGATGGCAACTTCACCTGGCCCGATGCGATGAACCTGTTGCGCGCGCATCGCGCGGACCGGCAAGCCGTCATGGCTGGCGGCGCGGTGCCCGTGCGTCCGCCACAAGGCGGCCAGCTGCCGTTCTACGAGGCGGGCCGCTACGTCACCGCCGATTTCTTCGCCATGTTCAATGCGCCGTTCGCGGCCGGCGGCGGTTGGCGCAGCGACGAGGACGATGCTCACGCGCGCGTGGTCGTGCTCAACAGCGAACTCAACCGCAAGCTGTTCGGCGATGCCTCCGGCGTCGGCCACACGGTGCGCCTGAAGAACACCGACTTTCGCGTCGTGGGCGTGCTTGACGCGTGGAACCCGCAGCCGCAGTTCTACGCGCAGATCAACGGTCGCGTGTATGGCAAGGCCGACCAGTTCTTCCTGCCGCTGCAGACCGCGCAGGACCTGGGCCTCGATTTCAACGGCCGCTTCTCCTGCTGGGATGGCGGCGGCGACGCACGCACCAGCGACCACTGCGTGTGGCTGCAGTTCTGGGTGCAACTGGACACCACGGCGAAAGCCGTGGCTTACCGCGACTTTCTTGGACACTACTGGCACCAACAGCAGGCGCACGGCCGCATGCCGCGCCCTGCCAGTCCACAGCTGTTCGGCCTGATGGACTGGCTGGCGCGGCAGCACGCCATTCCCGATGACCTTCGCCTGCAGCTGTCGCTCTCGCTGGGCTTTCTCGCGGTGTGCATGCTCAACGTCGTGGGCCTGTTGCTCGCGACCTTCCTGCGCCGCGGCGGCGAGATCAGCGTGCGGCGCGCGCTGGGGGCGCGCCGTTGGGAAATCTTCCTGCAACTGGGCGTGGAGTCCTGTGTGATTGGCCTGGCCGGCGGCTCGCTGGGACTGGGCATCGCCTTCCTCGGCCTGTGGAGCGTGCGGCAACGGCCGGACGGTTACGCCCAGCTCGCGCAGATGGACGCCAGCATGCTGTTCGGCACGTTCGCCCTGGCCTTGGTGGCCAGCGTCATCGCCGGCTTGCTGCCGGCATGGCGCGCCTGCCGCATCCCGCCCGCCCTGCAACTGAAGACGCAATGA
- a CDS encoding ribonucleotide-diphosphate reductase subunit beta, with protein MSTQHILDPGFELTLRPMRYPEFYEMYRNAIKNTWTVDEVDFSLDVTDLRSKMSDADRHLIHRLVAFFATGDTIVANNLVLNLYQHINAPEARMYLSRQLYEEALHVQFYLTLLDTYIPDPAERNKAFAAIQNIPSIRQKGEFCFKWIDSIQNLTRLETREQRRQFLLNLICFAACIEGLFFFAAFAYVYFLRSRGLLHGLASGTNWVFRDESCHMAFAFDVVRTVRAEEPDLFDDAMRAQIEEMLEDAIACETQFAEDVLSGGVAGLSVKDMRQYLEYCADQRLAQLDLPKKYGAKNPFDFMDLQDVQEVTNFFERRVSAYQVGVQGEVAFDMAF; from the coding sequence ATGTCCACCCAGCACATTCTCGACCCCGGCTTCGAACTCACCCTGCGCCCCATGCGCTACCCCGAGTTCTACGAGATGTACCGCAACGCGATCAAGAACACCTGGACCGTGGACGAAGTGGATTTCTCGCTGGACGTCACCGACCTGCGCTCGAAGATGTCCGACGCCGACCGTCACCTGATCCATCGCCTCGTGGCCTTCTTTGCCACCGGCGACACCATCGTGGCAAACAATCTGGTGCTGAACCTGTACCAGCACATCAACGCGCCCGAAGCGCGCATGTACCTGTCGCGCCAGCTCTATGAAGAAGCGCTGCACGTGCAGTTCTACCTGACGCTGCTCGATACCTACATCCCCGATCCGGCCGAGCGCAACAAGGCCTTCGCAGCGATCCAGAACATCCCCTCGATCCGCCAGAAGGGCGAGTTCTGCTTCAAATGGATCGACTCCATCCAGAACCTTACGAGGCTGGAGACGCGCGAGCAGCGCCGCCAGTTCCTGCTGAACCTGATCTGCTTCGCCGCGTGCATCGAAGGCCTGTTCTTCTTCGCCGCCTTCGCCTATGTGTACTTCCTGCGCTCGCGTGGCCTGCTGCACGGCCTGGCCTCGGGCACCAACTGGGTATTCCGCGACGAGAGCTGCCACATGGCGTTCGCCTTCGACGTGGTACGCACCGTGCGCGCCGAAGAGCCCGACCTGTTCGACGATGCGATGCGCGCGCAGATCGAGGAAATGCTGGAAGACGCCATCGCCTGCGAAACGCAGTTCGCGGAGGACGTGCTGTCGGGTGGCGTGGCCGGCCTGTCGGTGAAGGATATGCGCCAGTACCTCGAATATTGCGCCGACCAGCGCCTGGCCCAGCTGGATCTTCCCAAGAAGTACGGCGCGAAGAACCCGTTCGACTTCATGGACCTGCAGGACGTGCAGGAAGTGACTAACTTCTTCGAGCGTCGCGTGTCGGCGTATCAGGTGGGCGTGCAGGGTGAAGTCGCGTTCGACATGGCGTTCTGA
- a CDS encoding ABC transporter permease, whose product MSHSPLIASLLRHKLTAGLLVMQVALTCAIVCNVASIIGHRLTQMQLPSGVAENELVLIESISVDESANPLARHDADLAALRAIPGVTSVTAVDSLPLSGNNWSNGISLVPNGPSLTTATAYSGTQEEMRTLGMHLVSGRLFLPEEYIPLGAAHDWSGINHVSSTIITQALAAKLFPGQDPLGKVIYPGDGPIRIVGVVDHLLRPTLDESEASGYATLFPMLPDGAGITYVMRSAPQERERVLRQAQKVLAVLDGNRVLRRPQTFEQLRSDYFRRDRTMISLLLAAATGLLLVTAAGITGLASFWVQQRRRSIGIRRAVGATRADILRYFQTENFVIVGAGVVLGAVLAYGLNMLLMEHYALRRLPWFYLPAGAVALWGLGQLAVLGPALRASMVPPVVATRG is encoded by the coding sequence ATGTCGCACTCACCGTTGATCGCCAGCCTGCTGCGCCACAAGCTCACCGCCGGCCTGCTGGTGATGCAGGTCGCGCTCACCTGCGCCATCGTCTGCAACGTTGCCTCCATCATCGGCCATCGCCTCACGCAGATGCAGTTGCCCAGCGGCGTGGCGGAGAACGAACTGGTGCTGATCGAGAGCATCAGCGTGGACGAATCCGCCAACCCGCTGGCAAGGCACGATGCGGATCTGGCGGCCTTGCGTGCGATTCCCGGCGTCACCTCGGTCACGGCGGTCGACTCGCTGCCGCTCAGCGGCAACAACTGGAGCAATGGCATATCGCTGGTGCCCAACGGCCCGTCGCTGACCACGGCAACTGCGTACAGCGGCACGCAGGAAGAAATGCGCACCCTGGGCATGCACCTGGTATCGGGCCGCCTGTTCCTGCCGGAGGAATACATCCCCCTGGGCGCCGCCCACGACTGGTCGGGCATCAACCATGTGTCCTCCACCATCATCACGCAGGCGCTTGCTGCCAAGTTGTTTCCCGGGCAGGACCCGCTGGGCAAGGTGATCTACCCGGGCGATGGGCCGATACGCATCGTCGGCGTGGTCGACCACCTGCTGCGCCCGACGTTGGACGAATCGGAAGCGAGCGGATACGCCACCTTGTTCCCCATGCTTCCCGACGGCGCCGGCATCACCTATGTCATGCGCTCGGCGCCGCAGGAGCGCGAACGCGTGCTCAGGCAGGCGCAGAAGGTGCTCGCCGTACTCGATGGCAATCGCGTGCTGCGTCGGCCGCAGACGTTCGAGCAGTTGCGCAGCGACTACTTCCGGCGTGACCGCACCATGATCTCGCTGCTGCTGGCGGCGGCGACGGGCTTGTTGCTGGTGACGGCGGCCGGCATCACGGGCCTGGCCAGCTTCTGGGTGCAGCAGCGGCGGCGCTCCATCGGCATCCGACGCGCGGTCGGGGCGACGCGCGCCGACATTCTCCGTTACTTCCAGACGGAGAATTTTGTGATCGTCGGGGCAGGTGTGGTGCTGGGTGCCGTGCTGGCGTATGGGCTCAACATGCTGCTGATGGAGCATTACGCGTTGCGGCGGTTGCCCTGGTTCTACCTGCCGGCTGGCGCGGTGGCGTTGTGGGGCTTGGGCCAGCTGGCGGTGTTGGGGCCGGCGCTGAGGGCGAGCATGGTGCCGCCGGTGGTGGCGACACGGGGGTGA
- a CDS encoding SPFH domain-containing protein codes for MKRMLTMSLSLSALLLAACSKVPAGNVGVKFQMYGDDKGSLQELPPGRYWVGWGYEMYTFPTFTQTYTFTRSATEGRPVDESISFQTAQGLTVNADVGITYHIDPSKVTLIFQKYRKGIDEITDVYLRNMIRDALVKEASSLDIESVYGKGKANLIEAVQKDVSDEVSAVGIDVEKIYWIGELRLPENVVQSINAKIQATQMAEQRQNEVAQAKAEAEKVEAEAQGRAQAQITIAEAEAKAIELKGEALRSNPNIVQMSAIEKWDGHLPTYTGSAALPFVSLGSVQGK; via the coding sequence ATGAAACGCATGTTGACGATGTCGCTGTCGCTCTCCGCCCTGTTGCTGGCCGCCTGCTCGAAAGTGCCGGCGGGCAATGTCGGCGTGAAGTTCCAGATGTATGGCGACGACAAGGGCTCGCTGCAGGAGCTGCCGCCCGGCCGTTACTGGGTGGGTTGGGGCTACGAGATGTACACCTTCCCAACCTTCACGCAGACCTACACCTTCACCCGCTCGGCCACCGAAGGCCGCCCGGTCGACGAATCGATCAGCTTCCAGACCGCCCAGGGCCTTACCGTGAACGCCGACGTGGGCATCACCTACCACATCGATCCATCCAAGGTGACGCTGATCTTCCAGAAGTACCGCAAGGGCATCGACGAGATCACCGACGTGTACCTGCGCAACATGATCCGCGACGCGCTGGTGAAGGAAGCTTCGAGCCTGGACATCGAGTCGGTGTACGGCAAGGGCAAGGCCAACCTGATCGAAGCGGTGCAGAAGGACGTGAGCGACGAAGTATCCGCCGTGGGCATCGACGTGGAGAAAATCTACTGGATCGGCGAACTGCGCCTGCCGGAAAACGTGGTGCAGTCGATCAACGCCAAGATCCAGGCAACGCAGATGGCCGAGCAGCGCCAGAACGAAGTGGCGCAGGCGAAGGCTGAAGCGGAAAAGGTGGAGGCGGAAGCACAGGGACGTGCCCAGGCACAGATCACGATTGCCGAGGCGGAGGCCAAGGCGATCGAGTTGAAGGGTGAGGCGCTGCGGTCGAATCCGAATATTGTGCAGATGTCGGCGATCGAGAAGTGGGATGGGCATCTGCCGACGTATACGGGGAGTGCTGCGTTGCCGTTTGTCAGTTTGGGGAGTGTGCAGGGGAAGTAG